gtgtgtctgtgtgggcaGAGTGGGTCAGTGGGTGAGATTCTGAGTCTGTATGTGGGATGGAAGGGATGGAGTGCCAGCCAGTAGGCGTTGTGTGGCTAGCTCTTCAGATggtctgtatgtatatgtatgtccatgttttggtcagtgtttgtgtgtgtgtcctggggaCTGAGTAGCCATGTCCAAGCCTGGGAGCGTCTCAGTGTTTCTGTGCAAATGGGAAAATGGGAGATGAGGTGGGAGGTCAGGCTGGCCAGTCCTGCGTGAGCCCTTGTGTGTGTTGTGTCCCCTCCACACACCTCACCAATCTTCGCCATTTGGGTCCTGTGTAAGTCCCTGTGTGTATTGTGGGAGCCATCACGGTGCCTGGCTGCCCTCCCTGTGTGCCCATCACTGTATTCGGGAAGTTAGCCCCACCAGCCTGTGTGAGTCCCAGGTTGGGTGAATTTGTGTTGTGGGGCTGTCAgccctcatacacacacacctgacAGAGCTCTCCATCTGGGTCCTGTGTGAGCCCTTGTCCTGGCTGTGAGAGCCATCCCGTGCCTACTTGTCCCTCCCATGTGCCCATTACCCGGTGCATGGGATGCTATGTTGGCCAGCCCATGGTGCCTGGGGTCAGCCCTGGGCGGGGGTGTGTCTTGTGGGGCCATCACAAGCTCATCTGGGCCCTGTGTGTGTTGTGGGCGCCAGCTCTGCCTGCCACGTGTGCTCATCACTGcgtgcaggggtgggggtgccctgGATACCCCGGGTGGGGTGTGTGCATCGTGAGGTCCTGGCGCCCCCCTTTCCCTGCTGACCGCACCCTTCTACCCTGTCCTGCAGGCCCCAGGGAGCGCCATGGCCCGAGCACGCCAGGAGGGCAGCTCCCCGGAGCCCGTAGAGGGCCTGGCCCGCGACGGCCCGCGCCCCTTCCCCCTCAGCCGCCTGGTGCCCTCGGCCGTGTCCTGCGGCCTCTGCGAACCCGGCCTGCCCGCCGCCCCTGCCgtccctgccctgctgcctgccGCCTACCTCTGCGCCCCCACCGCCCCGACCGCCGTCACCGCCGCCCTGGGGGGTCCCCGCTGGCCTGGGGGTCCCCGCAGCCGGCCCCGAGGCCCGCGCCTCGACGGTGAGTGCCCGCCCCGCACCAGGGATGCTGGGAGCCCCGAAAGGGAGACCCCCGAGGAACGGGAGTAGTGGGAGCAAGTTGGGGGAGGTGGCGAGCCGGCCGGGCCACGGGGAGGGTGTGGCCAGTGTGGTCTTTGTGTTGCAAGAAGCAGGAAGACGgagtgggaggctgggggtggggggaggccgaTTGGGAAGTCCCTTCTGGAATCTGACTGTAGTCCCCGAGTTGCAGCCCACGGCCTTTTCCGGGCCTGGGGCAACAGCTGTTTCCCAGCCCCCCTCTCCTGGTCCGGGTCCCCTTAACCCCCCTGAGGACTGTAGTTGGAGAGTGTGGGCAGAGAGAGGACTGTCACTTCGGGACTTCGGGGAGGGGTCGAGGGTGGCCTTTTGCCTTTATCTGCATCTCTTTGGCCAGGGTCCGCCCTCTCCGCAGTCCGGgcggaggaaggagaggggggaggggccATTGTGTTGGGAAAGAGTGGGGGGGGCGGgtcttggggagggaagggttaaAGGTCCCCTGCCTGATAGGCTATTAACCCTGTGGTACCCGACTAGCCCCATCCCAGCCCATGACGAGGGAAAGGTTGTCCTGgtttccctccccaccttcaccccTACCCCGTCCGTGGAGTCCAGAGAGGTCAGGAGCGATAAAACTTCCCTGGCTCAGTTCCCTGGCAGCAGAGGCAAGAGGAGACCCGATTGCTAGACCAGGGTcacaggtgtggaaactgaggccctgattTTAGGTCTGTTTTAGGAATCCGTCTTGCCAGGACCTGGTGTgacagaagggaggaagagacgTCAGAGGAGCTCAGaatgggggcgggggcaggaaggCATCTCCCGCATCCCAGCCCCCCAAGCCCGGGCTCAGAGGCTGCCACAGCCTGGCCTTCTGGTCTCCAGGCCCCTGCCACATCCGGGGGCGTGGCTTCACTGTGGTTGGACACTAGAGGGCAGGAGACCTGAGGCTTGTGACTCTGGGTGTAGTCACTGTatccctgtgtgaccttgggccacttTTTAgggtgagcctcagtttccccgtctgttAAACGGAGCAGTCAAAATGTGGCCCCGTTTTGGAAGAGTAGCACTTAGGTCGGATAAGAGGAAACATTTCCAGACTAACAGGGGTCCTGGGGTGGTAGCTGGCTAGACAGGTAACCCCAGGGAGGCCTGACCAGGAACTCTCTTTTGCATGGGGATAGGAGCTGAGAAATCTGGCTCTTAGAGCGGGGAAACGGAATCCCAAGAAATGAGGCGGGGAGCAGTAGAGAAATCGGGCGGCCGGAAAAGGGAGAAGCAAGCCTTGGCTAACTGGTCCCTCAGGACACCAGGGCTTAAAGGGTTGGTGGGTCCTGACCACGCCCCTCGGCTTTTCCCAGATCCTCAGCCCTCACTCTCGCCCGCGGAGCAGCACCTGGAATCGCCAGTGCCCAGCGCCCCGGGGGCCCTGGCGGGCGGCCCCACCCAGGCGGCCCCGGGAGTCCGGGGGGAGGAGGAGCAGTGGGCCCGGGAGATCGGGGCCCAGCTGCGGCGAATGGCGGACGACCTCAACGCGCTGTACGAGCGGCGGGTGAGTGCTGGGGGATGGGTAGACGGCAGGTGGGACTTCCCGccggggagggggctgcgggCGGCCCAGCCAGATGTGCGGCAGCTGCTGCCCTGCGCGGCGGGGTCGCGCTGGGGACAGGCGGCTGGGAGGGGCGGCGTGTCCACGGAGCCGCCCCAGGGTTGGCACGGCCCGGCCCGGACGAGGGCAAGGCCTGGGGCCGGGGCAGCCTGGAGCGCCGCGGCGTGCCCGGGACTCGCGGCCGCGGGGACTGAGGGCGGCGCTCGGCGGAGCGGCTCATATATCCCGGGCTATTTATAGCCGGTGAGTCAGCAGCGGCGGCGCGACCGCGCCCGCCCCTCCCACCCGCCCGCGCGGCAGCAGCGCGCCACCCGGCTTCCcgggagggctgggggcgggctCGCGAGCTCCGCCCcgcccgaggccccgccccccgAAGGCTCCGCCCCCAGGCCCACAGCTAGTCctctcattaaaacaaaatatttgcagcCTATAGCAGTGAGCATAGAATAACAAACGCCAGGGCGCCCACCACCCAGCTCTGTCCAACCTGAACATTACACCCAAATTGCTTGCttattcaaaggaaaacaaaaaccggATGTTGTGAAGTCCCTTGTTCCCCTCCTggaccctcttcccctccccacttccaaaGGAAACCTCTCAAACTGGCTTGTCCCATTCCTCTGCAGATGTTGATTATTTTACTTCGCATTTACCAGGCCAGAAACAATGCTTAGGGTTGGGGGGCGTTTTGGACTTAATATCCACGATACAGTATGTGTTCCTTTCCAAACTTTTCCCCTTTATGTTATGCTTTAGATTCAGCCATATGGGCAAGGGAgctttagttcattcattttcactgccaTGGAGCATTCTGTCGGATCGACGTAGACTATCCttgttcattttctcattaatGGATATGTAGGATTCTCCAAAAATctgtccaattttattttattttattttatttttttttgcggGGTTAGGGTGCTTCTCCAAACGATGCACATCTCCAGGGGCATACCTGTGTCTCCAGAGTAGACACCTGGGTAATCTGCCAGACCTCAGCCTTAGCTAAATGGTTGTTGGTCTGCTCACTAAGGTGGCAGTGCCAAGTGGCACTCCATGGCAGTGCAAGGTGGCAGGCTTTTGAAATTTATGCCAATCTGATGTGCCCCCTTGGCCATCTTCTCCTGACTGCAAAAGTCAGTGGGGAGTGGTGAGGAAGCATGCTGGTACCAGGCAGCCCACCCGCAGGCACCCAGTAGGATCAGTAGTCTGGTTTATCTGACCTTGtttgcatctgtgaaatgggtttctccttcccttctggtGGGGGTGAGATTAGGCAGGCCCTGCTAATTAAATTAGCACAGGACCTGGCCACGCAGTCAGTACAGGGAGCCGGAGAGTACTACAGCTATTCCCAAGTTTTTAGTAttgcctttaatttttattggtGGGGAGTCTTGTATCTCACTTCCTTCGTTCCCACTTTTCTGGCATTTTGGAACTGAGAGGGTCTTAGAGGGCACCCCAAGCCTTTATCCTGCcgctggggagagggcagggggttAGCTTTGCCTGGACATCCTTCCATGCATCTTCCACACAGATGGTGAACCATTCCCAGTTCTACCACACATTGTCCTAGAATCACTGAGACTGTGGGCTCCTtgctcctttctgtctgtctcattAGCCTTTTATGGGAGGGCAGATGGGTTGCCATCCAGCCCCACCGCTCAGCCCAGTGTGCCTTTGGTTGGGTAACCTCATCTGAAAACCAGGAACTAGGAGATCACAGCTAATATGTGCAGGCGCTGTGCTGAGGGTATCCTGTCCACAtcctctccatccccttctcATGTTCTAGATGAGGTGACATTGACCCAAGGTGGGCAGagaaactgggatttgaacctgatTAGCAGTAATAATGACATCTACCTCAGAGGGTTGGTCGAGGGCTTAGCTGAGTCTTAGGACCATGCCTCACTCCTCACTGCCCTTCAACCTGGCCACCTCTGCACCCCTGTCCCAAGCCCACTCtaacttcctcttctttctctttccctagaGACAAGAGGAGCAGCAGCGACACCGCCCCTCGCCCTGGAGGGTCCTGTACAATCTCATCATGGGACTCCTGCCCTTACCCAGGGGCCGTGGAACCCCAGAGGTGGAGCCCAATTAGGTGCCTGGACCCGCCCGGTGGACGTCGGGGACACGGGGGGCAGGACCCTCCCACTTCCTGACGCCCTGGCCAGCGCGGGGAACTTTTTCTGCACCATGTAGCATACTGGACTACCAGCCCTGCCTGTCCTATGGGCAGGCCAGGACAGACACTCCAGAtccagcccaggcccagcctggggtgCACTGATGGAGATGTGGACTCCTGGGTCCCTGGCTGAGAAGCCAGGGGAGAGAGGGCTGAAGGACTCAGCGTCTGAAGGCGGCGGTGACCAAGGGGGTGGGGACTGAGCCACCCGCCTCTGCCGCCCACCACCATCTCAGGAAAGGCTGCTGGTGCTGGCTGCCCGTTCCAGCTGCAGGGGTGACACTGGGTGGGGGGTCTCCCTCCCGGTGCTCCTTCACTTTGGGCCTGGCCTCAGGCCCCTGGTGCTTCCCCCCCtcctcctggggagggggcccatGAAGAGCAAATGAGCCAAACGTGACCACTAGCCTCCTGGAGCCAGAGAGTGGGGTGCATCTGATGGCTGCCCCAGCCCAGCGCCCAGCCATCTTCCCTGAGCCAGCCGGCAGGTGGTGGACATGCCTGCCTAACCTTCATCTGGGGGTGGCCAGGAGGGGCCCAGACTGTGAATCCTGTGCTCTGCCCAcgaccaccccccgcccccatcaaTCCCATTGCATAGGTTTAGAAAGAGCACGTGTGACCACTGGCATTCATTTGGGGGGTGGGATATTTTGGCGGAAACCGCCCCAGCCTTAGTCCCCGGGGCGAAGCGCTGGGGGGAAGatggggagtcagggagggggGGAAATCTCAGAAGAGGGAGGAGTCTGGGAGCGGGGAGGGATGGCCCAGCTTGTAAAATACTGTATATGCGCTGCTGTAGATAACGGAATGAATTTTCTGTACatgtttggttaattttttttgtacatgatttttgtatgtttccttTTCAATAAAACAGATTGGAACAGTGGATactctttctgccttccttccccgcAGTGGGGCCTGGTTGGAACCCTGGATCCCtatctgggaggagggggaggggcatgCACAGAGCACCTTGAGGTGTCTGTAGCTGTGTCAAAAGGAAGGCTTAGGTGCCACTGTGTGCACCCAGCCTTCATGTACCTCTGCTCAGCGCCCACTAAAAGCTAGGTCTCATGAggacaggtttttttttggtgctttCTCCTCACTGGATAATGTATGTCAGCAGGGCTGGATACTTaccgaatgaatgaatgagctatAACTTCCTCAGAAGCACCACCATGAGGAGTCCTGGGGAACGAGTCAGTCATGAGATGGACCttgtctctgccctcagggaggcagaggggacatCTGGTAGAGCAGCTCCAGCTGAGCTCACAGTGAGGCTTTGCCCGTGCAGCCCCCCAGCAAACTAACTGGAAGgcctagcacactgcctggcattAAAAGCCTGTGTTGAATTAATACAAGAAGGGGAGCCCCTACCATTCTCTTCCAGAAAATGGGGCCACTGGCCAAACGCTTTCCCTGTGCCGTCTTCCCCACAGGACTGGCCCAGACAcaggttcagatcccagctcctgccccttctcctggctGTCCtcaaggggaaaggggaagttCAGGGGACATGGCCCTGTTCCTAAAAGGCCAGGGTGTGGGAAACAGGAACCATCACTTTGGAGAGAAACTTGGCCAAGCCTTGTCAAGCTGAGGATGTACATACCTACGGCAGCAAGTGCCTTCCTGAGTGTCTTCCTTAGAAGTGGGTGTGGACACGTGTCCAAGTGTTGACAATGCACAAAACAACCATCCAAGTACCAGCAGCGGTTTGAAGAGTAAATCAAGTCtgcccaggaggtgggggtgggggaaggatatagctcagtggtagagcacatgcttaccatgctCGAGGtgctgagttcaatccctagcacctccaataaaaataaatacataacctaattacccccaaataacaaaacaaaaaaccaaaaaaagtctgCCCGTCATACAACAGAATAGACAGAAGTCAACTGGAATGAACTAGACCTACATCACTCTGATACAGGACCAGTAATGGTGAGTAAAAAGAGCAAGTAGCAGAATGATGGTGGGTACTAGGTGTTCATTACATGCCATcctcttctttattcttcttcatgTTTAAATACTTGTGCACAGGGTGCAAGGCCCCACAGGGGTTGTTCCCACCCCGATGTCCCACAGCAAAGCTCTGCTTGGTCCTTACTGTAGTCCAGGCTATGCCCCTGGAGAGGACGCTTCCTTGTGCGACCAGCAGCCTCCTCTGTCCAGGAACAGTTCTTGGAACTATTGATATGGTTAGATTAGGTctactgttttattattttctgtttgtcctgTTTTTTGTTCCTGTgtcctctctcctgccttctcttggATTGGTTGAATACTTTTTAAGAATTCTCTTGGGGGGAAggcatagttcagtggtagactgcatgcttagcatgtacaaagttctgggttcaatccccagtacctctgtttaaaataaataaataaatatataaaattatctccccccaccaaaaaagaaagaaataaagaaaagaaaaagaaaccgagaaaaaaaaaaaagaataagaaaccCTTTTTAGCTGagtaaggaaaaaacaaaagaattctttaaaaattatcttctggTGTTTCAGCCTTTATTCAGTACCGCTCTAGGGATTACAAATGTATCCTTACCTATGTATAGTGAGCACTGTCGCAAGTCTGCCACTGCACAGCGCCGgtgacccctccctccaccccattgTTTCATGCTGCAGTTGTCACAGGGATCACATCTACACAGGTTACAATTCCATGCGACACGTATTAACTTCTGCTTTAAACAGTcatatgtatttcaaataaattgagaaaaaataccctttaataacattttccccCTGTTTACTTACCATTTCCATTGCTCTTCCGTGTATTCTGAAGTTCCAAGCTTCTCCTGGGATAACTTCCCTTAAGCCTGAAGAACTTCCATTAGCATTTCTTACAGTGTATTTCTGCTGGCGACAGACTCCCTtagttttatctgaaaatatctatttttactGGTTATAGAATTCTGGGGTTGAcagttttctttcagcattttaaacatCATTGTCTCCTGGCTTCcacagtttctgatgagaaatctagGACCATTTGAATCATAATTCCTCTGTTTGCAATGCGTTCTTTTTGTcaggctgctttcaagatttttccttcatttttagtATTCATATTGGCTCTGAAATGTCTAGGGacagttttcttcatatttatcctGTTTGGGATTCACTGAGCTTTTCAAGTCTGTAAATTAGTATCTTTCACCAAACTTTAGAAGTTTTAGGCCATTGTTtactcaaatatttcttcttccccattctctctcctctccttccggGGCTCCAGTCACACGTATATTACACCTTTTGCAAGTGTCCCACAAGTCCctttaaaaaagtttctccttttcaGACTAGGTAATTTCTATGAATCTGTTTCCAGCGCATGGAACCTTTTCTCCGTCATCTCCTTTCTGCTATTAGGTGTatcagtgaattttttaaaattgtagatactgtatttttcagtcttgAACATCCATTTGGTTCTTTAAtatcttctgtttctctgctgagCCTTCCTATTTTCCATCATCACCAT
This region of Camelus ferus isolate YT-003-E chromosome 9, BCGSAC_Cfer_1.0, whole genome shotgun sequence genomic DNA includes:
- the BBC3 gene encoding bcl-2-binding component 3, whose protein sequence is MARARQEGSSPEPVEGLARDGPRPFPLSRLVPSAVSCGLCEPGLPAAPAVPALLPAAYLCAPTAPTAVTAALGGPRWPGGPRSRPRGPRLDDPQPSLSPAEQHLESPVPSAPGALAGGPTQAAPGVRGEEEQWAREIGAQLRRMADDLNALYERRRQEEQQRHRPSPWRVLYNLIMGLLPLPRGRGTPEVEPN